Proteins co-encoded in one Capsicum annuum cultivar UCD-10X-F1 chromosome 9, UCD10Xv1.1, whole genome shotgun sequence genomic window:
- the LOC107841074 gene encoding AP2-like ethylene-responsive transcription factor At1g16060: protein MGKLSEQNQIRNNNSSINNIIGGSVVKVKRTRKTVPRDSPPQRSSIYRGVTRHRWTGRYEAHLWDKNCWNESQNKKGRQVYLGAYDDEGTAAHAYDLAALKYWGSETILNFPVSTYEKEIKEMEGQSREEYIGSLRRKSSGFSRGVSKYRGVARHHHNGRWEARIGRVFGNKYLYLGTYATQEEAATAYDMAAIEYRGLNAVTNFDLSRYIKWLKPNNNNNNNNNNQPNPNTETNMIPTPNHNIESTSTLTTTTTTTCVSATSVYPQLQITSGTTMLDASISQSRPPPATSALGLLLQSTKFKEMMEMTLAAECPPVPVELPDPGPPQSSSFPEDIKTYFDTQEFGHGQGEDMMFNEINSFMQPLFKFDYDA from the exons ATGGGGAAATTATCAGAGCAAAATCAGATTAGGAACAATAATTCaagtattaataatattattggTGGTTCAGTTGTTAAAGTGAAAAGAACTAGAAAAACTGTTCCAAGAGATTCACCTCCTCAACGTAGCTCCATTTATCGAGGAGTCACAag ACATCGATGGACAGGTAGATATGAAGCTCATTTATGGGATAAGAATTGTTGGAATGAATCTCAGAACAAAAAAGGAAGACAAG TTTATCTTG GTGCTTATGATGATGAAGGAACAGCTGCTCATGCTTATGATTTGGCTGCACTTAAATACTGGGGAAGTGAAACCATTCTTAATTTTCcg GTATCAACTTATGAAAAGGAGATCAAAGAAATGGAGGGTCAATCAAGAGAAGAATATATCGGATCATTGAGAAG GAAAAGCAGTGGATTCTCAAGAGGAGTTTCAAAGTATCGTGGAGTTGCAAG ACATCACCATAATGGAAGATGGGAAGCTCGAATAGGCAGAGTTTTTGGAAACAAGTACCTTTATCTTGGAACATATG CTACACAAGAAGAAGCTGCTACTGCATATGACATGGCAGCTATCGAGTATCGTGGACTTAATGCAGTGACCAATTTTGACCTTAGCCGTTACATCAAATGGCTAAAAccgaacaacaacaataataataataataacaatcaaCCAAACCCTAATACTGAAACTAACATGAtcccaactccaaatcataataTTGAATCGACCTCGACCCTGACCACGACCACAACCACGACCTGTGTCTCTGCAACTTCTGTTTATCCTCAGTTACAAATTACTTCAGGCACCACTATGCTCGATGCATCGATATCACAAAGTCGACCACCTCCTGCCACGTCAGCCCTCGGGCTACTACTCCAATCTACCAAGTTCAAGGAAATGATGGAAATGACCTTAGCGGCCGAGTGCCCGCCCGTACCGGTCGAATTACCCGACCCGGGCCCACCACAAAGTAGTAGCTTCCCTGAGGatataaaaacttattttgataCTCAAGAATTTGGTCATGGCCAAGGAGAAGATATGATGTTTAATGAGATCAATTCCTTCATGCAACCcctttttaaatttgattatgaTGCTTAA
- the LOC107841073 gene encoding NAC domain-containing protein 2-like, translating to MDSSNYEYDPEWKKKLPIGFHFIPTDEELNMYLKLKSCGGKIPHGIFTDLDIYKHEPHELRGLAEKHWDDRMYFFTLSRRKNDTGTRLERKTPKGVWKASQARKNLSNNEKFGNIRNKDVTGDDVQIGTKTSLVYWESKTTKTSWLMSEYRFPDELHHQPVSNEKKDKSFELTLNVIYYNGTKKNNDDDHDKGKKIVEYCNDLIPQPNPINFDHDIATTSTMQPSFHQTPTQSYTDAAATTSTRQQSFPQPLCGVMENVDNDFLQFDNDDISCPIPNIDFLEFDPFDQSISQYFDFDNFPCIKDEDIISHIPISQDDQTPSSDIKDPQLQMKKIKI from the exons atggATTCATCAAATTATGAATATGATCCTGAATGGAAGAAAAAATTGCCAATAGGTTTTCATTTCATACCAACAGATGAAGAATTGAATATGTATTTGAAACTTAAGAGTTGTGGTGGTAAAATTCCACATGGGATTTTCACTGATCTTGATATTTATAAACATGAACCACATGAGCTACGTG gTCTTGCTGAAAAACATTGGGATGATCGTATGTACTTCTTTACTCTATCAAGAAGGAAGAATGACACTGGAACAAGACTTGAGAGAAAAACACCAAAAGGTGTTTGGAAAGCTTCACAAGCACGTAAGAACTTATCCAACAACGAAAAATTTGGTAATATCAGGAACAAGGATGTAACAGGAGACGATGTACAAATTGGAACTAAAACATCCCTCGTCTACTGGGAATCGAAAACCACAAAAACGTCTTGGCTTATGTCGGAGTACAGATTTCCTGATGAGCTCCATCATCAGCCAGTATCCAATGAG AAAAAGGATAAGTCGTTTGAGCTAACGCTTAATGTGATCTACTATAATGGCACCAagaagaataatgatgatgaccATGACAAGGGCAAGAAGATAGTTGAGTACTGTAATGATCTTATTCCTCAACCAAATCCGATAAATTTTGATCATGATATTGCAACCACTTCAACAATGCAACCAAGTTTTCATCAAACACCAACACAAAGTTACACTGACGCTGCAGCTACAACTTCAACCAGACAACAAAGTTTTCCTCAACCACTCTGTGGTGTTATGGAAAATGTTGACAATGATTTTCTCCAAtttgataatgatgatatttCTTGCCCCATTCCCAACATTGATTTTCTCGAATTTGATCCATTTGATCAATCGATAAGCCAATATTTCGATTTTGATAACTTTCCTTGTATAAAGGATGAAGACATAATAAGCCACATCCCAATTTCTCAGGATGATCAAACACCATCAAGTGATATCAAAGATCCACAGCTAcagatgaagaaaatcaaaatatag
- the LOC107841820 gene encoding E3 ubiquitin ligase BIG BROTHER-related: MADEEQRKPTTRRTPLSQIDEDRVHIMLSMIESESEDEEITASDEEFLDSEVQDNFELEFYEDEYDDEDMEEDDVDPDELSYEELIALGEFVGVETRGLSESEISKSLHSSTFQSNNSKTLIDKCVVCQLEYEEGEKLVALPCDHSYHSNCIKKWLQIKKVCPICNDEVSSTNVVKDL, translated from the exons ATGGCTGATGAAGAACAAAGGAAGCCAACCACCAGAAGAACACCTCTTAGTCAAATAGATGAG GATAGGGTACATATTATGTTATCTATGATTGAAAGTGAAAGTGAAGATGAGGAAATTACTGCCTCTGATGAAGAATTTCTAGATAGTGAGGTTCAAG ATAATTTTGAATTAGAGTTCTACGAAGATGAGTACGACGACGAG gATATGGAGGAAGATGATGTTGATCCAGATGAATTATCCTACGAG GAATTAATTGCTTTAGGAGAATTTGTTGGAGTAGAGACCAGAGGCTTATCTGAATCAGAAATTAGCAAATCCTTGCATTCTTCTACATTTCAATCCAATAATTCCAAGACTCTTATTGACAA GTGTGTGGTGTGTCAATTGGAATATGAAGAAGGAGAGAAGCTAGTAGCACTTCCATGTGATCATTCTTACCATTCAAATTGTATTAAAAAATGGCTTCAAATAAAGAAG GTTTGTCCCATATGTAATGATGAGGTCTCATCCACTAATGTCGTCAAGGATTTATAG
- the LOC107840854 gene encoding TMV resistance protein N isoform X1, whose amino-acid sequence MNQKSSFLPSPEIIQWSYDVFLSFRGEDVRKTFVDHLYIALQLKGINSFKDDEKLERGKSISPDLVRAIEESRIALIVFSKNYANSTWCLDELTKIMECNKQKGQIVLPVFYDVDPSTVRKQKHSYGEAFGKHEDRFKVQKWRAALEEAANLSGWDLPNTADAHEARVIKKIVTDIMARLGGQRDASNAENLVGMESHMNKVYKMLGVESGGVRFLGILGMSGVGKTTLARVIYENIRSEFEGACFLHEVRDRSSKHGLESLQEILLSEILVVKKLRINDSFEGANMQKLRLRYKKILLVLDDVDHMDQLDALAREREWFGPGSRVIITTKDKHLLVKYEVEKIYRLRTLNYDESFQLFKQHAFKKNHPTKEFADLSAQVIKHTGGLPLALKVLGSFLYGRGLAEWTSEVERLIQIPENEILKKLEPSFTGLHNIEQKIFLDIACFFSGKKKDSVIRILESFHFSPVIGIKVLMEKSLITILDGRIIMHQLIQEMGWHIVRGEDSYDPRIYSRLWNCEDISPVLERNLGTEKIEGISLHLTNEEQVNISHTAFMQMARLRFLKFRNAYVCQGPDFLPDELRWLDWHGYPSKSLPISFQGKQLVSLKLKHSRIIQLWKTSKILGNLKYLNLGHSQKLIRTPDFSGTPNLERLVLEDCSSLVEFKFSVGDLGKLVLLNLKNCRNLKTLPKSFRLEKLEILILSGCSKLKNFPEIEGKMHRLTELYLGATALSELPSSIENLSGVSVISLSCCKRIESLPSSILRLKCLKTLDVSGCSKLKNLPNDLGHLVDLEELHCSHTAIRTIPSSISLLKNLKCLSLRGCNALGSRVSSSSHVQTSLGVNFQNLSGLSSLITLDVSDCNISDGGILCDLGLLQSLKELNLDGNNFSNIPAESISGLTRLKALALVGCSRLESFPELPPSIRELYADECTSLMSIDQLTKYPMLHEVSITNCHQLVKNKQNASMLDSLLNHMLKGVYWNRSFSLFISGVEIPEWFTYKNSGSDSISVALPKNWYTPTFRGFAICVVYDLMTPCKVYYTRCLKTFQGLAMWFRPKGHDGLYDELSACVGVIGSEKPVGSGNTFPALVPLFRHWSFYTYRDYNPNNFIQLEFGVCLSIHKDVVTKGLGVRLLYENSTRKIQEENN is encoded by the exons ATGAATCAGAAAAGCTCATTCCTTCCATCCCCAGAAATTATTCAATGGAGTTATGATGTTTTCTTAAGTTTTAGAGGTGAAGATGTACGCAAAACATTTGTTGACCATCTGTACATTGCTCTGCAACTGAAGGGAATCAACTCCTTCAAAGATGACGAGAAACTTGAGAGAGGCAAGTCCATTTCACCGGACCTTGTGAGAGCGATCGAAGAATCAAGGATTGCGCTGATCGTGTTCTCCAAAAACTATGCAAATTCGACATGGTGTTTAGATGAATTAACGAAGATCATGGAATGCAACAAACAAAAAGGACAAATTGTCCTTCCGGTATTCTACGATGTTGATCCATCAACGGTGAGGAAACAAAAGCACAGCTATGGAGAAGCATTTGGCAAACATGAAGATCGTTTCAAGGTGCAAAAATGGAGGGCAGCCCTGGAGGAAGCAGCTAATTTATCTGGCTGGGATTTGCCAAATACTGCCGATGC ACATGAAGCTAGAGTCATAAAGAAAATTGTGACAGATATAATGGCTAGATTGGGTGGGCAGAGAGATGCAAGCAATGCTGAAAATCTTGTCGGAATGGAGTCACACATGAACAAAGTATATAAAATGCTTGGTGTCGAGTCTGGTGGAGTTCGCTTCCTTGGAATATTGGGAATGAGCGGAGTGGGGAAGACGACTCTAGCGAGAGTTATTTATGAGAATATTCGGAGTGAATTTGAAGGTGCATGTTTTCTTCATGAAGTCAGGGACCGTTCATCAAAACATGGCCTAGAGAGCTTGCAAGAGATACTTCTTTCTGAAATCCTTGTTGTAAAAAAACTAAGGATCAACGATTCGTTTGAAGGGGCCAATATGCAAAAACTAAGACTACGGTACAAAAagattcttcttgttcttgatgaTGTTGATCACATGGATCAGTTAGACGCTTTAGCCAGGGAACGTGAATGGTTTGGTCCCGGAAGTAGAGTCATCATAACAACCAAGGACAAACACTTGCTTGTTAAGTACGAGGTTGAAAAGATATACAGACTGAGAACTTTAAATTACGACGAAAGTTTTCAACTGTTTAAACAACATGCTTTCAAGAAGAACCACCCCACCAAGGAATTTGCTGATCTGTCAGCTCAAGTGATAAAGCATACTGGTGGACTCCCCTTAGCTCTTAAAGTTCTGGGCAGTTTCTTGTATGGAAGAGGTTTGGCAGAATGGACAAGTGAAGTGGAGCGTTTGATACAAATCCCAGaaaatgaaattttgaagaaacTCGAACCAAGTTTCACTGGTCTCCACAATATTGAGCAAAAGATATTCTTAGACATTGCGTGCTTCTTTTCAGGGAAAAAGAAAGATTCAGTGATCAGAATACTTGAGAGTTTTCATTTTAGCCCTGTCATTGGTATAAAAGTTCTCATGGAGAAATCTTTGATCACTATACTAGACGGTCGCATTATAATGCACCAATTGATACAAGAAATGGGCTGGCACATTGTTCGTGGAGAAGATTCTTACGATCCAAGAATATATAGTAGGTTGTGGAATTGCGAAGATATTTCTCCTGTACTTGAAAGAAATTTG GGCACTGAAAAGATTGAAGGCATATCATTGCACCTGACTAATGAAGAACAAGTGAATATTAGTCACACGGCTTTCATGCAGATGGCCAGGCTAAGGTTTCTCAAGTTCCGGAATGCCTATGTTTGCCAGGGCCCTGATTTTCTTCCTGATGAGCTAAGGTGGCTTGATTGGCACGGATATCCTTCCAAAAGTCTGCCAATTAGCTTTCAGGGAAAACAACTTGTTAGTTTGAAATTGAAACATAGCCGCATCATACAACTTTGGAAAACTTCCAAG ATTCTAGGCAATCTGAAGTACCTTAACCTTGGCCATTCGCAGAAGCTAATAAGGACACCAGATTTTTCAGGTACCCCTAATCTTGAAAGACTGGTTCTCGAAGATTGCTCAAGTTTGGTAGAATTCAAATTTTCTGTTGGAGATCTTGGAAAGCTAGTCTTGCTGAACCTGAAGAACTGCAGAAATTTAAAGACCCTACCAAAGAGTTTTCGACTAGAAAAGCTTGAAATTCTCATTCTTTCGGGTTGCTCAAAGCTAAAAAATTTCCCAGAAATAGAAGGGAAAATGCATCGCTTAACAGAACTGTATTTAGGAGCGACTGCTTTGAGTGAACTGCCTTCATCAATTGAGAACCTGTCCGGAGTTAGTGTCATAAGTCTAAGCTGCTGCAAGCGAATTGAGAGTCTTCCTAGCAGTATTCTTAGGTTGAAGTGTCTGAAAACACTTGATGTGTCCGGATGCTCAAAACTTAAAAATTTACCAAATGACTTGGGACATTTAGTTGATTTGGAGGAGCTCCACTGCTCTCACACCGCCATCCGAACAATTCCATCCTCTATTTCACTTCTAAAAAACCTTAAGTGCTTATCTCTCCGTGGATGTAATGCTTTGGGTTCACGAGTAAGTAGCTCAAGCCATGTCCAGACGTCTCTGGGTGTAAATTTTCAGAATTTGTCGGGTCTTTCTTCATTGATCACGCTGGATGTTAGTGACTGTAACATTTCAGACGGAGGCATTTTATGTGATCTTGGATTATTACAGTCTTTGAAGGAATTGAATCTCGATGGTAACAATTTTTCCAATATTCCAGCTGAAAGCATAAGTGGTCTCACTCGACTTAAAGCCCTTGCATTGGTTGGTTGTAGTAGGCTTGAGAGTTTCCCGGAACTACCTCCAAGTATAAGAGAGCTATATGCTGATGAGTGCACATCTTTGATGAGCATTGATCAATTAACCAAATATCCAATGTTGCATGAAGTTTCCATCACAAATTGTCATCAGCTTGTAAAAAATAAACAGAATGCCTCTATGCTTGATTCCTTGTTGAATCATATGCTCAAG GGAGTATACTGGAATCGCAGTTTTAGTTTGTTCATCTCTGGTGTTGAGATTCCCGAGTGGTTTACATACAAGAACTCTGGAAGTGATTCAATCTCAGTGGCCTTGCCCAAAAATTGGTACACACCCACATTCAGGGGGTTTGCTATTTGTGTTGTTTATGACCTGATGACTCCTTGCAAAGTTTATTATACCAGATGCCTAAAAACTTTCCAAGGACTTGCGATGTGGTTTAGGCCCAAAGGTCATGATGGTTTGTACGATGAATTATCCGCATGTGTCGGCGTAATAGGAAGTGAAAAACCTGTGGGTTCAGGTAACACTTTCCCGGCCCTGGTACCACTTTTTCGGCATTGGTCGTTCTACACTTATAGAGATTACAATCCTAATAACTTCATTCAGCTTGAGTTTGGGGTCTGTCTTTCAATTCATAAGGATGTGGTGACCAAAGGTTTGGGAGTGCGCCTATTGTATGAGAACAGTACCCGAAAGATTCAAGAGGAAAACAATTGA
- the LOC107840854 gene encoding TMV resistance protein N isoform X2: MNQKSSFLPSPEIIQWSYDVFLSFRGEDVRKTFVDHLYIALQLKGINSFKDDEKLERGKSISPDLVRAIEESRIALIVFSKNYANSTWCLDELTKIMECNKQKGQIVLPVFYDVDPSTVRKQKHSYGEAFGKHEDRFKVQKWRAALEEAANLSGWDLPNTADAHEARVIKKIVTDIMARLGGQRDASNAENLVGMESHMNKVYKMLGVESGGVRFLGILGMSGVGKTTLARVIYENIRSEFEGACFLHEVRDRSSKHGLESLQEILLSEILVVKKLRINDSFEGANMQKLRLRYKKILLVLDDVDHMDQLDALAREREWFGPGSRVIITTKDKHLLVKYEVEKIYRLRTLNYDESFQLFKQHAFKKNHPTKEFADLSAQVIKHTGGLPLALKVLGSFLYGRGLAEWTSEVERLIQIPENEILKKLEPSFTGLHNIEQKIFLDIACFFSGKKKDSVIRILESFHFSPVIGIKVLMEKSLITILDGRIIMHQLIQEMGWHIVRGEDSYDPRIYSRLWNCEDISPVLERNLIEGISLHLTNEEQVNISHTAFMQMARLRFLKFRNAYVCQGPDFLPDELRWLDWHGYPSKSLPISFQGKQLVSLKLKHSRIIQLWKTSKILGNLKYLNLGHSQKLIRTPDFSGTPNLERLVLEDCSSLVEFKFSVGDLGKLVLLNLKNCRNLKTLPKSFRLEKLEILILSGCSKLKNFPEIEGKMHRLTELYLGATALSELPSSIENLSGVSVISLSCCKRIESLPSSILRLKCLKTLDVSGCSKLKNLPNDLGHLVDLEELHCSHTAIRTIPSSISLLKNLKCLSLRGCNALGSRVSSSSHVQTSLGVNFQNLSGLSSLITLDVSDCNISDGGILCDLGLLQSLKELNLDGNNFSNIPAESISGLTRLKALALVGCSRLESFPELPPSIRELYADECTSLMSIDQLTKYPMLHEVSITNCHQLVKNKQNASMLDSLLNHMLKGVYWNRSFSLFISGVEIPEWFTYKNSGSDSISVALPKNWYTPTFRGFAICVVYDLMTPCKVYYTRCLKTFQGLAMWFRPKGHDGLYDELSACVGVIGSEKPVGSGNTFPALVPLFRHWSFYTYRDYNPNNFIQLEFGVCLSIHKDVVTKGLGVRLLYENSTRKIQEENN, from the exons ATGAATCAGAAAAGCTCATTCCTTCCATCCCCAGAAATTATTCAATGGAGTTATGATGTTTTCTTAAGTTTTAGAGGTGAAGATGTACGCAAAACATTTGTTGACCATCTGTACATTGCTCTGCAACTGAAGGGAATCAACTCCTTCAAAGATGACGAGAAACTTGAGAGAGGCAAGTCCATTTCACCGGACCTTGTGAGAGCGATCGAAGAATCAAGGATTGCGCTGATCGTGTTCTCCAAAAACTATGCAAATTCGACATGGTGTTTAGATGAATTAACGAAGATCATGGAATGCAACAAACAAAAAGGACAAATTGTCCTTCCGGTATTCTACGATGTTGATCCATCAACGGTGAGGAAACAAAAGCACAGCTATGGAGAAGCATTTGGCAAACATGAAGATCGTTTCAAGGTGCAAAAATGGAGGGCAGCCCTGGAGGAAGCAGCTAATTTATCTGGCTGGGATTTGCCAAATACTGCCGATGC ACATGAAGCTAGAGTCATAAAGAAAATTGTGACAGATATAATGGCTAGATTGGGTGGGCAGAGAGATGCAAGCAATGCTGAAAATCTTGTCGGAATGGAGTCACACATGAACAAAGTATATAAAATGCTTGGTGTCGAGTCTGGTGGAGTTCGCTTCCTTGGAATATTGGGAATGAGCGGAGTGGGGAAGACGACTCTAGCGAGAGTTATTTATGAGAATATTCGGAGTGAATTTGAAGGTGCATGTTTTCTTCATGAAGTCAGGGACCGTTCATCAAAACATGGCCTAGAGAGCTTGCAAGAGATACTTCTTTCTGAAATCCTTGTTGTAAAAAAACTAAGGATCAACGATTCGTTTGAAGGGGCCAATATGCAAAAACTAAGACTACGGTACAAAAagattcttcttgttcttgatgaTGTTGATCACATGGATCAGTTAGACGCTTTAGCCAGGGAACGTGAATGGTTTGGTCCCGGAAGTAGAGTCATCATAACAACCAAGGACAAACACTTGCTTGTTAAGTACGAGGTTGAAAAGATATACAGACTGAGAACTTTAAATTACGACGAAAGTTTTCAACTGTTTAAACAACATGCTTTCAAGAAGAACCACCCCACCAAGGAATTTGCTGATCTGTCAGCTCAAGTGATAAAGCATACTGGTGGACTCCCCTTAGCTCTTAAAGTTCTGGGCAGTTTCTTGTATGGAAGAGGTTTGGCAGAATGGACAAGTGAAGTGGAGCGTTTGATACAAATCCCAGaaaatgaaattttgaagaaacTCGAACCAAGTTTCACTGGTCTCCACAATATTGAGCAAAAGATATTCTTAGACATTGCGTGCTTCTTTTCAGGGAAAAAGAAAGATTCAGTGATCAGAATACTTGAGAGTTTTCATTTTAGCCCTGTCATTGGTATAAAAGTTCTCATGGAGAAATCTTTGATCACTATACTAGACGGTCGCATTATAATGCACCAATTGATACAAGAAATGGGCTGGCACATTGTTCGTGGAGAAGATTCTTACGATCCAAGAATATATAGTAGGTTGTGGAATTGCGAAGATATTTCTCCTGTACTTGAAAGAAATTTG ATTGAAGGCATATCATTGCACCTGACTAATGAAGAACAAGTGAATATTAGTCACACGGCTTTCATGCAGATGGCCAGGCTAAGGTTTCTCAAGTTCCGGAATGCCTATGTTTGCCAGGGCCCTGATTTTCTTCCTGATGAGCTAAGGTGGCTTGATTGGCACGGATATCCTTCCAAAAGTCTGCCAATTAGCTTTCAGGGAAAACAACTTGTTAGTTTGAAATTGAAACATAGCCGCATCATACAACTTTGGAAAACTTCCAAG ATTCTAGGCAATCTGAAGTACCTTAACCTTGGCCATTCGCAGAAGCTAATAAGGACACCAGATTTTTCAGGTACCCCTAATCTTGAAAGACTGGTTCTCGAAGATTGCTCAAGTTTGGTAGAATTCAAATTTTCTGTTGGAGATCTTGGAAAGCTAGTCTTGCTGAACCTGAAGAACTGCAGAAATTTAAAGACCCTACCAAAGAGTTTTCGACTAGAAAAGCTTGAAATTCTCATTCTTTCGGGTTGCTCAAAGCTAAAAAATTTCCCAGAAATAGAAGGGAAAATGCATCGCTTAACAGAACTGTATTTAGGAGCGACTGCTTTGAGTGAACTGCCTTCATCAATTGAGAACCTGTCCGGAGTTAGTGTCATAAGTCTAAGCTGCTGCAAGCGAATTGAGAGTCTTCCTAGCAGTATTCTTAGGTTGAAGTGTCTGAAAACACTTGATGTGTCCGGATGCTCAAAACTTAAAAATTTACCAAATGACTTGGGACATTTAGTTGATTTGGAGGAGCTCCACTGCTCTCACACCGCCATCCGAACAATTCCATCCTCTATTTCACTTCTAAAAAACCTTAAGTGCTTATCTCTCCGTGGATGTAATGCTTTGGGTTCACGAGTAAGTAGCTCAAGCCATGTCCAGACGTCTCTGGGTGTAAATTTTCAGAATTTGTCGGGTCTTTCTTCATTGATCACGCTGGATGTTAGTGACTGTAACATTTCAGACGGAGGCATTTTATGTGATCTTGGATTATTACAGTCTTTGAAGGAATTGAATCTCGATGGTAACAATTTTTCCAATATTCCAGCTGAAAGCATAAGTGGTCTCACTCGACTTAAAGCCCTTGCATTGGTTGGTTGTAGTAGGCTTGAGAGTTTCCCGGAACTACCTCCAAGTATAAGAGAGCTATATGCTGATGAGTGCACATCTTTGATGAGCATTGATCAATTAACCAAATATCCAATGTTGCATGAAGTTTCCATCACAAATTGTCATCAGCTTGTAAAAAATAAACAGAATGCCTCTATGCTTGATTCCTTGTTGAATCATATGCTCAAG GGAGTATACTGGAATCGCAGTTTTAGTTTGTTCATCTCTGGTGTTGAGATTCCCGAGTGGTTTACATACAAGAACTCTGGAAGTGATTCAATCTCAGTGGCCTTGCCCAAAAATTGGTACACACCCACATTCAGGGGGTTTGCTATTTGTGTTGTTTATGACCTGATGACTCCTTGCAAAGTTTATTATACCAGATGCCTAAAAACTTTCCAAGGACTTGCGATGTGGTTTAGGCCCAAAGGTCATGATGGTTTGTACGATGAATTATCCGCATGTGTCGGCGTAATAGGAAGTGAAAAACCTGTGGGTTCAGGTAACACTTTCCCGGCCCTGGTACCACTTTTTCGGCATTGGTCGTTCTACACTTATAGAGATTACAATCCTAATAACTTCATTCAGCTTGAGTTTGGGGTCTGTCTTTCAATTCATAAGGATGTGGTGACCAAAGGTTTGGGAGTGCGCCTATTGTATGAGAACAGTACCCGAAAGATTCAAGAGGAAAACAATTGA
- the LOC107841072 gene encoding disease resistance protein Roq1-like has protein sequence LAWISFKKSAISFQGEQLVALKLKSSCIIQLWDTYKALGRLKYINLRHSQKLVRTPDFSDTPNLERLVFEECTSLVEINFSVGDLGRLVFLNLKNCRNLMTLPESIQLEKLEVFILSGCSKLKSFPEIEGKMNCLTELYLEATALSELPASIENLSRVSVINLSYCKRLESLPRSIYRLKCLKTLDVSCACVLLKSS, from the coding sequence TTGGCATGGATTTCCTTCAAAAAGTCTGCAATTAGCTTTCAAGGAGAACAACTTGTTGCTTTGAAATTGAAAAGTAGTTGTATTATACAACTTTGGGATACCTATAAGGCTCTAGGAAGGTTGAAGTATATTAACCTTAGACATTCACAGAAGCTAGTAAGGACTCCAGATTTTTCGGATACCCCTAATCTTGAAAGACTGGTTTTCGAAGAGTGCACAAGTTTGGTCGAAATCAATTTTTCTGTTGGAGATCTTGGAAGGCTAGTCTTTCTGAACCTGAAGAACTGCAGAAATTTAATGACCCTGCCAGAGAGCATTCAATTGGAAAAGCTTGAGGTTTTTATCTTATCAGGCTGCTCAAAACTCAAATCATTTCCAGAAATAGAAGGCAAAATGAATTGTTTAACAGAACTGTATTTGGAAGCGACTGCTTTGAGTGAACTGCCCGCATCAATTGAAAACCTGTCGAGAGTTAGCGTGATAAATCTAAGCTATTGCAAGCGTCTTGAGAGTCTTCCAAGAAGTATTTACAGGTTGAAATGTCTGAAAACACTTGATGTGTCCTGTGCTTGTGTGTTATTAAAATCAAGTTAA